In Actinomycetota bacterium, a single genomic region encodes these proteins:
- a CDS encoding ATP-binding protein, translating into MKNFLQKLLEEEKRDEKREDRREVPFVRVAIYDSLTSTPRVIDLSSQDHEEFINLLATKTYRFSQEKGGDIPFTVIKEVIENLVHAYFREAVISILDNGNTIRISDQGPGIRDKEKAFEPGFSTANREMKDLIKGVGSGLPIAKEALAHLGGIITLEDNLEKGTVVTLRVPHRRESPKQEAAVQEADIPQFTVNKRQKKVLFLVTEIGVVGPSRVASELEVSLSTAYRDLKYLEELKLIKADDQGKRSLTSDGIKYLDLILNS; encoded by the coding sequence ATGAAGAATTTTCTTCAGAAACTTTTGGAAGAAGAAAAACGTGATGAAAAGAGAGAGGACCGGAGAGAGGTTCCCTTCGTCAGGGTCGCCATCTATGACTCCCTCACTTCCACTCCAAGAGTTATCGATCTTTCCTCTCAAGACCATGAGGAATTCATAAATTTGCTCGCCACAAAAACATATCGGTTTTCGCAGGAAAAAGGGGGAGATATCCCCTTCACAGTCATAAAAGAGGTCATAGAGAATCTCGTCCACGCCTATTTCAGGGAGGCCGTGATAAGCATCTTGGATAACGGAAACACCATTCGCATTTCCGATCAGGGACCGGGCATAAGAGATAAAGAAAAGGCTTTTGAACCCGGTTTTTCCACGGCTAATCGGGAAATGAAGGACCTAATCAAGGGAGTTGGGTCCGGTCTCCCCATAGCGAAGGAGGCTTTAGCCCACCTCGGGGGCATTATTACCTTGGAAGATAATCTTGAAAAGGGAACTGTGGTCACCCTACGCGTCCCCCACCGACGAGAAAGCCCCAAACAGGAAGCAGCGGTTCAGGAAGCCGATATCCCCCAATTTACCGTCAACAAGCGACAGAAGAAGGTATTGTTCTTGGTTACAGAGATCGGGGTGGTGGGGCCTTCCAGAGTCGCTTCGGAATTAGAGGTCAGCTTAAGCACGGCTTACCGTGACTTAAAATATTTAGAAGAATTAAAACTGATAAAAGCCGATGATCAAGGAAAGAGGAGTTTGACCTCGGATGGGATAAAATATCTTGATCTCATCTTAAACTCTTAA